AAAGAAAGACATCACCATGCCGTACAGACAAGTACAGTCGACTGTACAAAAAACTAGAGAGAAATCCAAACAGGTAAAAGTTCAGCTTCAGATGATGCAGAGGAAGTTGCTTACAAGCAGCCAGGAAGTAGATGCCTTGATGAAGGAGGTACAGATGTTGAAAGACAAAAATGAGAAAGCGGAGAAAGTCTTCCTGCAACAGAAGGCAGAAATGAACGAGAAAATCCAGCAACTTCAGGAGACCAACAAGAACATGCCATTGGAGACCATGATAGAGGAGCTGCTAACTGCCAAGCAACTGGTGGAAAGTGTCCGACTAATCAGAAAGGGACGATCATGGGTGAGGAAAGTAAGCTTTGGGGGAGAAGGATCAGGCAGGGGGGAATTTACCTGTCCTTCGGGTGTAGTTGTCTCACAGGACAATGAAGTTTACATTGCTGATTGGGGGAACACCAGAATCCAGATGTTCACAATGGATGGTGTTTATGTCAGAGAGTTCACAACAACTCTGCCTGGAGAAACTGGTAAAAAGGTAAAACCATGGGATGTTGCTGTAGATAGAAATGacaacctgtgggtggtgggtgATGATCATGTAGTGCAGTATTCCAGGGAAGGTACCTGTTTGGTCGAAATTGATCTTCCATTTGTTGAAACCGGCCGTGGCATTACTGTATCTATGGCAACAGAACAGATACTTGTCACAGAGTATGATGGGAAAGACGGTCGACTTCGAGTGTTTGACCAAGATGGTTCAGAGATGGATACATATGgttcaggtcataggtcaccagAGCCATGGTGGCCATGTTGTGTCGCTGTGGATGGGGAGGGAAACATTCTGGTCACTGATAGTAACAATCATTGTGTCCATTTCTTGGACAGAGAGgagaacttcaagttcaagtttggaTCTGATAAAAGTCAGCTGAAATATCCTCAAGGCATTTGTGTTAATGGGATGGGAAACATCATTGTGGCTGACATTGGAAATGgttgtgtgaaaatgtttgacagtGAGGGCAGATTTCTGTGTCACATTGGAAGTGGCATGGTAAGTCCCTATGGTGTTGCTGTGTCACCAGGTGGAGATGTGGTGGTGACTGATTTCAAAGATCACACTGTGTCAGTCTGGACTCTACCATACATGGAAAGGCTCACACAGCAGtagaggtacatttgtacacgtGCAAAGAAAATAATATTGTTCCTGTGTTCAAATGATATCTTAACTCTATCATGCATGTATTAAGaattattttctatcaaaaactACTAATGTATGAAGCTGTAACtacttcaagttttttttaaattcttaccAGAAAGTTTGACAAGTTCTTCATCTTCTCCACCACAGTTTTGATGGTCTTGAGAGCAGGCAGGTATACACTCACCTGAAACAGCAATGTGACATCATAAAATTTCATACAAGGCATAAAAGATAATAGTAGACTGCTTTTCTTTGGTTTCTGTCAATATGGAAAGCTTGTTCTTTATGATACTTTACTGGAATCGTTCTGGAATAATTTGCACTTATTTGGTTTTGAAAGTATGTTGTGATTGTGAATGATCAGCTATCATTGTATCTTTTAAATCATTACAAGTTTGATGTTATATGTGACATCTTTGTTGTAAAAGATCTGAAGATCTATACGTATatacaagttttttttctattctataCGATCATGGAGAGACTGGGGCCTTCCAACATGAAACATAACATCAAACATGAAACATAACATCACTATTTACATCATCACTTGCAATGgcaatatttgtttctttgcttgtttgaacctttatttattcattagtaTGTATCATTTTATCAAACCAGCATAGTAGGATAAAAGAGACCCACGTCAAACTGCGGCATGGCCGGTTCCTGGTACTCTCCCCACAGTCGGCGAGCGATCACGTTCACGGGTACGTCATGGACAACAGTTCTGGACTGGTTAGTCAGGGAGGGCTAACATGGACAACAATTATAACAGTAACCACAATAAGGTTATTTCAACTTTCATATTGAGTAGAATATCACTTTCTTTTAAGTTTTAACCTGGGtagtagccagcctgaaatcattttccgtcacCTCAATTTTTAATTCTATCAAGCGgcgaaatctagaccctctgaacactatttcctgcattttgaagtttaaagtttgctggtagactaagctgttcaatggaaacatttatttaattttcattcattcattcatcatccGCCATgcgtccattcattcattcatatattcattcaaataaactggtgtgatCTAAGACTTACCAACTCAATATCAAAGGTAAGACATGCTGCATGTTTCTTGGTGAGTTTGATCTTGACCAGTTTTGCGGCCTGTGCAGACTTCAGCGCCCTGCTCATGTTGTCTGGGACCAGCTCCAGATAAATCTCATTATCCTCAGCAGACACGCCCTCCATCTGGAACTGGTCAAAGAAGTTGGCCTGCATGGGGGGCAGAAAtgttagcctggagtccagcctttcTAGCTTTCTTTTGTTTAACGGAAATATCTCCATTAgtgagtacaatgtatatacagtagaagccgcttaattgcacagcctatttgccagtgaactttgtgcaattatccggctggtgcaataatgcgaagttatccagctgggcCGCAccgatttggggattccgtgcagttaacagaagtgtgcgttaatccgttgtgcaattaactggcttctactgtactatgtCTTCCTGGTGTCATTAGAAACCTATACAAACACATTACATTACACCTAGGTTAATGTCACTTATACCTAAAAATACActccatggaaggtggatgccccagCCCCCCTACAACAGTTGTGCCTATATGATAGTATATCACTTGCCACGTCTTGCTGAGAAATATGGATCCCCTacaataaaatcctagctaaaagcctgttctTCTGCTACAGTGTAGGCTACAGCCTATAAATCAGTATGATCTCACCTGTGGAAGCTCACACCACATACTGACCCCACCATTGGCCACCTGTTCAGACAGGATGAAGTAGATTTTCCCAGGAGTCAGTCGAAAGGTGCAGGTCTTACACAGCTTGGAGATGGTAGATACCACTCCTGTAAAGGGGGATGCAGAAGTTATTTcgtattttccaagcagaggttttagAAATCCTGGCCACTGTCCCACCTACcaaaactctgcttggagaatatatttttatatcttGGAAAAAGGTAGTCAGATTCTGTGTTCTTGGATAGTGCAAACAACCAAATATGCCTGTTATAACTTCTTGTTAATATGTCTGTTATGATTTGGATTGCAGTGCCAGAAACTAGTAGAGCTTCCTGTGTTTCTAGaccttgaaaatgaaatttacaGATGTATGTCGCTttcatgaaataaatgaaataagcAATTGGCTTTAATCAAGTGCATGTCATGTAAtgcaatgtaatctgtatccaaaactactacatttttgtagtagtTTTGCTGTCAACTCAAGACAGTCATACCAGAATGTTTACCGACAAGATTGAATTATGAGATATAAAGTATACAGCATGGAATTGTCTTGTCTAAGCCTTAATGTTGGCTTCTTTGTGGATATAACTTAAAAAAGAGTAGGAACAAAAatcatgtactgtactacacacACGTAAAAGTCATCACTTTATTTTTAGTGACAAGGTAGCACCTTCTTGTAAAGCAGCAAACAACGGTCACATCTCAATTTCATCTTATAAAACTAAGTGAAAACCAATTTTAGCATGGAAAGTCATCAAAACAATCGACTCACTGCCATTACTACTGAACCGACAACAAATCTTTAATGAATGTGTAGAACTAGTAGAAGTATTGTTGTAAATCTCAACCAGTATCAAAATTATGGTTTTTCATGAgcctttggggggggggggggttaattGAAAAAACATCACTGCAATTTGGAAGAGTTAATATATAGGCCATGAAAGGCATTATTTGCAGACACAATCAAACAATGTCTCAGTGTTAAGCTACACTATATAATATCCAATATACTACACTTGCTTTCCTACTGACAGTTTCATACTTTCAAATGACTGATTATATTTATAAGTACCTATACTACATTGTGAGATGATTAGGAGGTGAAATGGGTAAGGTGAAAGTTcttcaccaaaaaaaaatgtagcaaatgtaTCTGGCTGAGATTTATCCTGTGAGGTAAAGAGAGCTACTGATATCATAAAACTCAACCAATCATTTACATTTGTTCATTCCATTCTAGTTTTGATTTCTATGCGAGGTCTGAGAAATGCATATGTAGTAACAACTAACTAGTATAATAATGTAAGGCTGatcttcatacatgtacctcagttGATTTGCTAAATAATGACCATTTCCTGGCATCAAGTCTCTTTTTGTAAGCAAAGTGTTCACAAAAAGGATCATATAGTACTAACAAGATACactggtatacataaacatgatCAGTTTTACCACACATTGGTATGCGTAACATGGTGGCGAGAAAAAGTCATATAAAAATTACATAAAATCCGCTTGGCTTTCCGTATACTCTTACACAGTTACTAGTATCACAAACTGTGACAGGGTTGTTGTGTAGAAggacttgtaagttgtagtgtCATCTGAGGTCATCTGAGGACAAGGTTGCAGCAGGTTATCCATGTAGAAGACGACAACGTCAGTCTTGCTCAATCCGATCCGTTGCTATCATAGTAACAGATCCCCATCATAAAGGCACAGTTTGGCAGACAGATGTCACATACAAATCTCTTTCGTAAGATGATAGCTGTAAAACTAAAAATACTTGCACATTATGCAATTGAGAAGCGCTGACAGCAAACTTCAAATAATCAAAATTTCTTGATCATCTGAGTTTTCTGTCCCACTGTCTTGCATTTGTGATTTTGTATGACGCAGTTCTTGAGAAAGCACATCTTTGGTTCCGCATTTCTAAAACGAAAGTGACGTTTTAGTGTTACCAAAGTCAGCAGACACTCCGAGCAGTGAACACAATTGTCTAAACTTGGCCCTTATCCTGTCCATGTCTTCTGTAAGAGTAGGATACTCATTGTTCCGGATGGGTATTCTCCAGATCAGCTCCAAGAGTGCGTCTACAGCCTTCAGTGCTCGAGGTCCTTTGGAAGAGTCGCTTTCCAAAATAACTTTCCATGAGCAAGCAAATCCGTGATAGAACCCAACTTCTGATCCCACAGATCTGCCCTGGCTGATCCCCATGACGCGTCCTTCCTCTATCCCTGCTTTCTTCCCAAGCTCGAATCCCTCCTGGTAGCCTTGGTTTGTGAACTTCTCTTCGGCAAGGAAGATGTCGTCGAAAGCAGCGTCCAAAGGATCCACATGTTCCCGAGCTGTCGCCATTTTGGGGGTCCCCTCTGAGGAACTTTAGTAAACTTAGCAACCGGTTCCGCGACATAAAAAGTTTTAATCACATGCCGGAAGTTTTCCCCTTAAAAATACATTTCCttaaaatatacacaataaactataTTTTGCATCATTTAACGACTACGAAGTTTGCAATTTATCCCCCGCAAAATATCATACATGATTTTGACACGAAAGGCCAAGAACTGAATCTTGCTACAAATAAGTAGCTATGATCAAAAATCTCTGATTGCATCGAGTCTCGACATCATACCACAAAACGTGGAAATACTCACGCGTAAAATGCTGTATGCACGCAATATCGACGATCTTGGCTCGAAAACGCATCTCTGCTCTGGTATGCCGTCAGTAATATGAAGCAAATGTCTTGCTACGTCGATAAAATCGTAAAAGTTTATGTGTTCCGACATCGAACTCCAAAtcttgccgccattttgaaaaggtcaaaggtaacgGTGGTGGCTCATGGGATGTAAGGGACAATACATTAGTACCTAGGTGAGCTGAAGTAGGTGTCTGAAGGGAGATAGATATTGTCCTCCTCCAGAGATATTTGTTACGAGAATTCTCCAAAACTGAGAGATAATCTGTGGTCTATAGTTGGACGCATGCATGGTGCAAATTTGGTCTTTGTCCGATATTTTACTCATACCCATAATGTAATAGTAATGTACTATCCCTtaaaattgaccaatcagatgaaGCGATAGGAAGACAAACGTTCGGACCAGTTTGGGCGGCAGGATTGAACCAGAGTTGTGAGCTGTGACAGTGTGATATGCGTGAGTTGTTATTTTGATCGATGTGCTTCCATTTTAGGGCAGATTGAAAGCTAATGATGATGTTTAGATTTTGTACAACTATTTGTATTTCTCATGTGCAAGAAAAGTGCTGCATACCtgttagaagaagaagaatttagATAACTGGCACAGGTTGaagtggtggggaggggggccaaaCCAAAACGCTCATTTACATACTTGGTGATGAAAATATGGGCATCTATGAAGAAAAGGGAAGGTGTAATTTTATTTTGACTAACGAAAAAGCCATCTTTAAGCCTAGGATTCTGGATATaagaaaatttaagaaaattTAGTCAAGAAAAATTGATACAACAAGGAGTAAAAACACTTTTATAATATTTTTTGTATTCCATACTTTTTACCACAGTTTCCTAGACTGACTATAATTGAAACATGCCTGAGGACTTTGACACACCTGACCACGATGTCAGCACACCTGTCACAGGTGTATCATCCTCACCTGGCTCGGAGAGGAACACCCTCAGGAACACACGGCATGgtgcaggtttgtttgtttgtttgtttgtttagaaccTCTGTAATAGTGAAATAAATCAtgacctttttttctttaattaagTTACTTAGTACatgcaatttatgcaaattacatgCAATGTAACACATCATGACTCTAGATTCTAATTTACCTTTGTAAATGAAGTTACAACTTTAGCTACAtgtaactcactcactcagtcccaTATATGATATAGCTAGTAGCCATAGTGGCAGTCCGTCTGTCCACAAATAAAGGCTCTCCACCTCTGGCAGACATCAGCCAGTCTGGTCTGCTAGGCCACCATCTTTCTCGAGCAGTCCTTGATCTGAAACTAACTAGCAGCAAAACTAGCAAACAGAACTAAGATGAAAATGTTGCCGataccttcatcaacgtatctAAAATGAAATTGTTGCTGAAACTCTTTCCAGGTACAGGTGCAAAAGACACAccgcatggggaggggggtgccagTCTAAGTGTCAGCAAACTGAACAGAACAGTCCAGAGGGGGTACCTCCAGAGGAAATACACGCCCTACAGGACACCGAGGACTCGCAGTATGGTGTCTCCTGCTGCAGACAGAACCAACACAGCAGAGGTGGGTACTGTTGTCAGTTTTCTGCTTTTCTCAGTGTTTGACTTTAAGTTTAATAGTGTCATGCCTGATATATGTATCATCCTCCCATCTTTTTCATTGCGCTACTACTCTTTCTTCCTGCCTTAAACGGTTCTGCCTTATACTATTGGATATGTTGTACTTACAGTTTGGGCTAGTTCCAATAACTATGACACTTGGCAGTAACACTTCAGTTTTCTTCTCTTTACTGAGGTACTTAGTCAGACACAGGTACTTAATTTGACACTTTAATATCAACAGTAaaccgatcctgactgtccatcacatcATTAATTATTACTGATATCAGCAATTCAGTGTTGCTGCCCAACATGTATAACTATGAGAGACTTGCAAAATTGCCCGTTTTGTTTTCCGTAGGTTGCAGCCCCACCAGACTGGAGCAGCCTTGTGAGGTGCAGCCTGAGTGTGTACCATGTCACACCACTGTACAGGTGCTGCTGGGACAGGGCAGGCCTGAAACAGCTGTCAGGTGCTCTCTCCTTGCACCTGGCGCAGCTGGCCACAGCTGCAGGCGATAACATGTACAGGGTCTCAATTACAGCCAAGGAGAATACTGGTGAGTGTTTGTGGAAACTGGTTTTGGACTTGATAGTACAGGAGCCAATTCCTGAGAGAGGCCTAGAAATGTGATTTCGTTGCACCCActttacagaaaaggtttgacctAATTTTCTGGTAGAGGGGTCTTTGGTCCATCACCTAGTATGATTTTTATGCTCAAATTGTGGTATCACTTTTTTGCTAGCTAAGCATAAAGGTAGAACACGTATTCTGCACAGgtgaaaaaattcaattttccaagggggaggggcaaaaaactaaacatcaatatttttccatcaaaattgGTAGGCTGGTACAACTTTTCATGGGAAATACATAAATGTTcattttttcccaaaatttTACCTTTGTCCAAAAGTTATGTGTCTTAAAAGTTCgatttttagacattttttgtaccaaaaaaCGAACTGTTTACTTTGCAAAATCAGACAATTAATTGTGCTACCTACGGGGCCTTACCTGATGAGTTAGACCTACCGTCCAAATCATACCCTCCATATCAACCTTTAAATCATCAAAATCTGTCAATGcgatccggagatatgaatgtgtgaatgttgaCACATCTGTCATATTCGATTGCTAATATCGtcgctaaggccgttgctaaggaggTTTTGGATcatactccacaacaaaactgctaTGCAGAACAAACTTTTCCGATGTATTTTGCTCTGGTTATCTCAGTAGAAGTCTAAggagaaaatttgttttgtttattgttaaatAGATGCAGGAATACTGTTTTTaacgtcatttctttcagaatcattagcaaaactgttgctaaggccgttgctaagggggGCATttagtcatgtttcaagcaaaaTACCGCAGTTGAGAGTCAATATTTTTGGCACATTCTGCTCATGTCATGtcgtaaaccatgcataactcaaaatactttaattgtttgattgattagTTGGTTGGAAATATTAACtggggctctgcatgggggatatAAGGATACTTGAAAAGAATTATGCTGATTTCACATATTTTTATTGTTCCGCCCTAATGTCACTAAGTAGGTACCTTATCAAATCGCCGCATATATCTACTGCTATGTTGagcacaatgaaaaaggctctgcatgggggttatcagGACACCAGAAATGTGATACCATGGATACAAAACTGTGTTAAATACAACATATTGCCAAATATGATCTCCGACATCTATGTTAGAATGAAACAGTATATGGGATCTGCAAAAAAACAGTTTGCACACGGATCTGCATGGTATTCAAATTACAAGTTACATGGGAACAGAGCTATTTCATataaacaatttatttagaaagacCAATTAACTAACGTAATGTGAATAACAAAAGGAAAATCTTATTAAGTTTGTGCACATTGCTTGATAAATTAGGAACAGTGCAGGTATACTACTGGTGCGAAGGCCAATGGAGTATTCACcttggtaggttgtgagtttgatacCTGACAGTGTCATACTAAAGTAACTTTAAAA
Above is a genomic segment from Branchiostoma floridae strain S238N-H82 chromosome 16, Bfl_VNyyK, whole genome shotgun sequence containing:
- the LOC118403863 gene encoding checkpoint protein HUS1-like, encoding MRFRAKIVDIACIQHFTRVVSTISKLCKTCTFRLTPGKIYFILSEQVANGGVSMWCELPQANFFDQFQMEGVSAEDNEIYLELVPDNMSRALKSAQAAKLVKIKLTKKHAACLTFDIELPSLTNQSRTVVHDVPVNVIARRLWGEYQEPAMPQFDVSVYLPALKTIKTVVEKMKNLSNFLVLSANRNGDMTLKVETDLAEVTTLFRELEIPSWSREEESGVSQSDRDTDEMAEARVDIRKFSQFLAGQQVNPDRIICNIVDGNILHFFVLHEDLSLQYFIPTVAI
- the LOC118403856 gene encoding protein LTO1 homolog, encoding MATAREHVDPLDAAFDDIFLAEEKFTNQGYQEGFELGKKAGIEEGRVMGISQGRSVGSEVGFYHGFACSWKVILESDSSKGPRALKAVDALLELIWRIPIRNNEYPTLTEDMDRIRAKFRQLCSLLGVSADFGNTKTSLSF